Part of the Vicia villosa cultivar HV-30 ecotype Madison, WI unplaced genomic scaffold, Vvil1.0 ctg.000857F_1_1, whole genome shotgun sequence genome, CGAATGGCGACCCATCCACCCGGAGGTGTGCCAATAGTGTTCCTCACCGGTGGATCCACAAGGTTAAACCTAGCGGGATCTGTTCTCGGATTAAAATTTCCAAAACCCGAACCAACTACAAAGAAATGGAACCCGTGAACATGCATAGGATGATCCTCAGTTGTGACAATACTAGTATCCTGTAAaacaatttgaatatttgaacCATATTTCACTCTAAACAACTTAGTTCCTTTTCTAGGTGTCCACAAACCCCTAGGAACATTTCCTGTATAATTGAACTGTATAGGAGGAACCGGCGGAAAATCCGTGGTAAAAACACCAGGAATTCCTTGATAATAAGCTTGCATTAATGAAGTTGTTCTAGGAAGAACAAAAgagttgttgtttatgcttgctgCAAATCTTGTTCCGTTCGGTCCTTGACACCTTGGACTATTCGGGTTTGTGCAGTTTATTAATCCTAACCCGACGGTGAACAATAAGCTCACGTCGAAGTTTTGAAACACTTGAATTTTGGAAAGTCCTCTGATCCTTGATGTGAATGCAGTTGAAGTTGCTGTGTCGTTGAAAGCCGGTAAAACGGGTAAAATAGGTCTTGAAGATGGTGCATTGTTGTATTGAAGAATTGCGGTTGTTGTTGTGTTGTcgaatgcagcattcatggctgttTGGTAAGCGCGTGCTGCCATGTAGTAGCGGCCGGGCGGTTGATCGGCTGTGACAAGGACGTTGATTGTTTGGCCCGGTCCTATCATGAGGACTCCGGTTGTGGAAGGTTTTGTGTAAGCAGCATCCATAGCAACTACTGTCATTCTGTGGTTTGCTATTGAGAAAAAGAGTTCTTGATTGAGTCCACTGTTGATGATTCTTAAGAGAATTGTTTCACCCGCATTTACTTGAAAACGTACCGTTCCTGCATTGTAATATTTCTTTTATCATTTGCGTTATTCAATCGTTAGATTAAAGAAAATGTGTATGaaatcatggttttaaattgcagtcTGCAACTGCAATACAGAGACTAATTAGTCGTATCAACCGTAGGTGCAATTTAAAACAATGAGTGAAAGTAATGACTAATGAGAATGATTTTCGAACCTTGACTTGAACATGGGTAGAGATCTCCGGGTTGACCGTTAATGGTGTATGCAACCGATGTATTTGGAGCTCCTCCGGAGAATTGTGTTTGTCTGAAGAGAGTCATTGGATCTCTATCAAACCATTCCCCTATGAATCATCAACAATACAAAATGTTATGGCTCTGTCTTTGTTTGATTAAAAGTATAAAGTAAGTGATGGTTTTAAGGATTACCAAGAAGGATGGGAAATTCTCTATTTGGCGAATTGAAAGGAAAATTAGAACCCAATTTTGGATAAACAATGAAAGCTCCATAGACAGTTGCTCTTAAGAAACCAGTGTGAGCATGCCACCACAGTGTTCCTTCTTGATTTTGGATTGTAAAACGGTATGTGTAACTTCCTCCTGGTTGGATTGGACATTGAGTCACATAACTAGGCCCATCTGCCCATGGATTTCTCATCATCCTAAATCCATGCCTAATGCACAAGACACATAAGAAGATTGTGAGCAACATGGCAATAATTTGAAGTATATAGCAACAACATTAACATAGTAAATGCTTGTAAAAACTGCTTAAGTATCATATAAGTTTATAAGTATATTCTACCAAGAAATAAagtcaaattatttttattaggggTGGTAAAACGTGTTCGAAATGTCGAACATGTCTGTTTTGTCTGCACTTTTTTTGTGTGACAGATCAAAATTTTAGACTCACATCCTTTAATATGTTTGTCTTGCCCTGTctcatttttgtaggtttttgcAGGTGCGgtcattaacataaatttttgtaaattttttatcCTTAGAGGAATAGTATTTGTGGGCTCAGCCCACCCATTCTAATTTTTTTCGAAGCAAATCAAGATTTTAGGCTCATACCTCGTTAATATCCAATCCGTTCTGCCTTATTTTTTCTATAATAGACTTAAAAGAGGCGGATATGCTCGTTTTATACCCTTACTTTTTATCTACGTTAAAAGTTGGTTATATAAACTATCTTAGTAAGCTTATGAAACTTCAACGTTAAGACCATAATTGCAATTTAACTTAATGctcgcaatttaaaaccatggtaaAGATTGAGAATTAGTGATGATGACGATAATGATAGTTACCAGTGGAGAGAGATATTGTAAGGTCCAGCATTTGTTACTTTGATCGCCATGAAATCTCCATCTCTAGCTACAATTGTTGGGCCAGGAAACTGTCCATTTACAGTGAGTATGTTTCGTGTTTTGCACAGCCTATTCACCGTCGCAGTTTGAATCTATTTAAACCAATCATTCAAATTAGCTAACACAATTTCAAAATTGGTACAAACATATATAAGATCAAtgataatcaaacaaacaaaaacttaCAACAAATTCATGGTAATGATCCTCTTCAGCAGAAGCAAATGAAACAATGATAGTAAGTAAGCCAAGTAAACAGGTTAAGACAATCTTCATTGTTGaattaatatgagttatttgagtTATGTTACATTTGGTCTAAAGTGAGGATATTTATAATGTTATAAAGTTGGAATTGGAATTGTAAACATTGTTTAATGTCGGAAATAAACAAGGTACATTGACATTTTAGGATAGTTAGTCTAACCATTCAGAGGATTTGGTGCAACCACTAGAAGGTCTAATCAATTATGTAACAAATGTTagattctttgattttttattttttttctaatagaTGTATTggtcaaaagaaaagaaaaacaagggGAAAGTGGACTTAACACATTCATTCACAACAATTTCGTTGGGTTTTCCTattctttttcaaataaaaaatgttcAATTGACGTtaaacttggtagggagaaccatgaTTCGATCTCCCGCAATACGATTAAGAGGAGGCTGATTCCCGAACAtgactaaacaaataaaaaatccaAATGTTTATGTTTggaaaataaaaaagttttagTAAATGATGGGGTTGTTAATTTCATCTTTATTGACTTTGATACTTTCTGTATTTCCCTCTATACTTTTTTTCTTTGGGTAAGTAGCtttgttaataaataaatatattcattTTCGCCTGTTCAACCCTTGATGGCACATTTtgataaattttgatttttgattttatttttcaaaagctAATGCAATAAGcttatattttatagattttaatttatttatttttaaaattttacgaAAGATAAATGTATTAActttacattttaattattattatttttaattttactaaAGCTTGACTGCTGCagattttaataaattttgaattttttttcattttataagAGCTATATGCATTAACTTCATCTTTCGataaattttaacattttttttttaattttacaaaaGCTAAAATGCATTAACTTtacattttaataaattttgattttttttttgtaattttacaaAAGCTAAATGCATTAACTTtacattttaataaattttgatttttttttaattttaaaagaacTTGACCCTTGCTGACACATTTtgataaattttgattttttagttttatttacaaAAGCTAAATGCATTAATTtcacattttaatttatttttttattttttattttacaaaagtTAGAtgcattaattttattttattattttataaatattacttataaattttaaattgatgCACCAAAAGGAGATATGTACGATAATTTAATTGGAATGTACTAATAGTATAAACGTTAAATGTTGGAAAAATTTTAACTTACATTTTAATCATCTGTAAAATAATGCAAATAAATGATGATAATGAATAGAAGGTGTAAAGGGAATAGTAACTAATCCCATTTACCGTTACCCCCAATGAAATTTTcaacaacaaaataatttttatatgataatctattaaaatttataatggaTCTTCAAGCCAAACTTTATTCTTAATGGTTATTTGTTGTAACCTCTGAATTTTAACTTCacattctaattttaattttatttttaaaaatttacaaAAGCTTTACCCTTCTTGGCACATTTTGATAAATTTTGatttcttttattataaaaagaTAAATGCATTAACTTCACATTAAATGAATTttgactatttatttttattttacaaaatctAAATGCATTAACttctattatataaattttaaaatatttttattttagaaaagctGGATCGTTATTGACATATTttgataaatgttttttttaagtcTAATTACAACTTTGATCCTCCTATTTTACCTCATTCATGAAGCTTGATCcgcaaatattttttcttttagatGTGGGGTTTCCTCTAGATTTAAATTGGGTCTGATCCCACTAAGCTCACTGCATGAGTGGTTAAGGTTTTAGTCTATGTTTTTGATGCATGCTTTACTTGATTACATGATATGATTGTATGTTTGAACATGTTTCCCGTGAATACTTATTGTATACGTGTTACATTTAATTGCTATACTTTTGCACTGAGTATGATGAGTGCTAGGTTGGATTACAATGGTGGCTACAAGTGAAAAAATGCAATAACATGCAGATCTGGAGCCATTAAGGCCATTAATGCCCATTATGGGTTGACcgtaattaggggtggcaaaacgggccgcccgccccgcccgccgcccgccccgccttatgcccgccaaaaaacgagcggggcgggcatgcccgccaagtaaaatgggcataaaagtcatgcccgccccgccaagatggcgggttggcggacgGCGGGCTTAcctgcctatttttatttatatttttttaatagtttaataggctttttttaccttttaattaaactttttacttattttttaaaacaattttttataaaagcaattttttaacaaatttacttaaaaaaatattacatatatttataaataaatgtataaaataaaccatcaagaattaaaattactagaattaactaaaaaaagagtgaattttggaggagaggcgggttttggcgggcggcgggctttggcggggcgggtatggcgggcggcgggtttttgcggggcgagctttggcgagcggcgggcctaaaatcccaacccaacccgccattttttggcgggtggcgggccggccccgcgggccacggcccgttttgccacccctaaccgTAATGGTCTCAGAAAATTTGTATGGGGAGGACTGCCTAGGTGAGGTTACGTGTCATAATTCCCATTACGGCTAGGCCGTAATAACTCATAGCCTCTTCTTTTTTATAACTCTCTCAACCGTAGTTTGTGAGCTTGGTTTCTTTCTCATCTTTCCATGTTTTATGTTTTACTGTTATAAGATTTGAAGTAACATGCAATTCACCAAACGCAAGTAATAATATCAATTCAATGAAGAATCTTATTCGTTATGTGGTTATGTACTAATGAACAAATAGAAATAATCAAGTGATGTGATAACCCTGAGATGGTCTAGGAACATACTAGTAATGTGTTCTCGAGTACGCAGTCGTACTCTGAGTTAGTGAGTACACGGGAATATTGGTTATGAAAGGAATCAAGTACGTACGTGGGATGGATAATAAGACTTCTCGAGCATACTAGGATTGTCGCATGTAATCATGAGGATAATTCAGGAAAATATGGTAGGTTGCACTGTAAAACCAGCCTCAATGGAAATGATTAGTAGGAAGTCCCTGATTCTGTAAGATAAGCTTGACATGAGAAGAACTAGTTGGTGAAAGGAGTTTTGCGAGGCTTTATGTCTATTGAAGCGAACATGGTATGTAAAGCGAGTGTGCAAATATTCATGCATTGTATGAGACTAATTAAGTCTTGATCccctttttatttgaattttgataCACGAGTGTTAATCGTAATAGAACTAGAATAATATTAGAAATCTTTTGACCAAGAGGACTTATGGTTTAGTAGGGCTCCATTGAGATAGTAATATCTCACCTCATGTTGTTGAATACTTTTAGATGAGAGGGTTCAAGCAAGGGAAAAAGCAATGTGGCTTGAGGAGGTTGAAAATGTTCCTTATATATTTTGTTTCCATTGCGTAGTgatcttaatattttattttagacatGTTATATATGTACGCACTATGTTGTAGACTACGTGTTTTCCATGTACTTATGTCATAAATGGAATACTGTATGTATTCAATATCAGTATTAATAGCTTAATTTTGATAATTCTAGACAATATCATATTCAGGGAATTGcatttggtatcagagcaagtcgATACAAGACCTAAACAAGAAACATAAATAGTTAAATCTTTTCTTCCTCATATGTGTGTGCTTCCGGCATGAATTCTACTTTTTGGTATTAAGTTCTTAAATCTGATCAGCTTAATATATGTGTATGTGATATGAATAGTTATGGCTGAGTCACTACGAGGACGCGAAATGTCGAGAGTAGCTTGTCCTCATAATATTGGAGCCAACCAAGGAATAGGAAATGATGAGGACCGTTGTACACCAATGATGTACCAACAGCATCAACATCAGTTGTAATTGCAACACCAACAACAAGAATATATGATACATATGTAGGGTGCGCCACAACCTCAACCTTCTCGGTAAGGAGCATGGAACAAGAATTTCCAAGACTTTCACCTAATAAATCCGCCTGAATTTCTGAGAAGTCTTATTTCGTTATTGGCACACAATTGACTTACTATCATGGAGCGAATTTTCTAAGTAATCCCCTGTAGTGAAGATGAAAAAGTTACCTTCGCTACCCATTTGCTAAGAGGATTGGTGACTAGTTGGTGGACTGACTATGAATCTTCCGAAGGATTGGGAGCATTTCAAAGAAATAATCATGGACATGTTTAAAATATCATGAAGCAAATGGAAAAGAATTTAGGTTAAATGTCGTGGTCTTTAAAATATCATGATTCATCACTTATATCACTTAAATGTTCAAAAAATATCATTCAAATATAAGCTAACATGTTTTCAAAGTAAAAGCATCGAAATCATTAAAGCAATGCCTTTAAATGTGTGAtttttcaacaacaaaaaaagcAGAGTAGTAATCAACAACCATAAAGCTATTATCGATTACCA contains:
- the LOC131631669 gene encoding laccase-3-like, whose translation is MKIVLTCLLGLLTIIVSFASAEEDHYHEFVIQTATVNRLCKTRNILTVNGQFPGPTIVARDGDFMAIKVTNAGPYNISLHWHGFRMMRNPWADGPSYVTQCPIQPGGSYTYRFTIQNQEGTLWWHAHTGFLRATVYGAFIVYPKLGSNFPFNSPNREFPILLGEWFDRDPMTLFRQTQFSGGAPNTSVAYTINGQPGDLYPCSSQGTVRFQVNAGETILLRIINSGLNQELFFSIANHRMTVVAMDAAYTKPSTTGVLMIGPGQTINVLVTADQPPGRYYMAARAYQTAMNAAFDNTTTTAILQYNNAPSSRPILPVLPAFNDTATSTAFTSRIRGLSKIQVFQNFDVSLLFTVGLGLINCTNPNSPRCQGPNGTRFAASINNNSFVLPRTTSLMQAYYQGIPGVFTTDFPPVPPIQFNYTGNVPRGLWTPRKGTKLFRVKYGSNIQIVLQDTSIVTTEDHPMHVHGFHFFVVGSGFGNFNPRTDPARFNLVDPPVRNTIGTPPGGWVAIRFKADNPGIWFLHCHIDSHLSWGLATALLVENGVGPLQSVIPPPPDLPQC